In Armatimonadota bacterium, one genomic interval encodes:
- a CDS encoding ROK family protein, whose product MRVALAVDLGGTLLRTGLVTEERLLLHQAVQRVEDRRGNAAVEALLRAALRAATEEARARALQPVGVGLAVPGLVDPRRGVIRYSANLELRELAVAEVARQVLPLPVVVENDVRAAAWGEWRWGAGLGVRTMAYLSAGTGIAAALVHGGRLYHGGTAAAGEVGHIPVVPDGDRCRCGQRGCLETVAGGWGIVQRTGRLAAGSPGGQAGSVEMRSTEAIFQAATAGDPVACAVVREAGEFLGRAAVTAVRMWDPECLVLGGGLFFPGSPLADAVRRAVVESAFYGQEPPPVPLAAFGGTAGLMGAACLVLAPA is encoded by the coding sequence GTGCGGGTGGCGCTGGCGGTGGACCTGGGGGGGACGCTGTTGCGCACCGGTCTGGTCACGGAGGAGCGCCTCCTGCTCCACCAGGCGGTGCAGCGGGTGGAAGACCGCAGGGGTAACGCCGCGGTGGAGGCCCTTCTGCGCGCCGCCCTGCGAGCCGCGACGGAAGAGGCCCGGGCGCGGGCGCTGCAACCTGTCGGGGTGGGCCTGGCGGTGCCCGGGCTGGTGGACCCCCGGCGGGGGGTGATCCGCTACTCCGCCAACCTGGAGCTGCGGGAGCTGGCGGTGGCGGAGGTGGCCCGGCAGGTGCTGCCGCTCCCGGTGGTCGTGGAGAACGACGTCCGTGCCGCCGCCTGGGGGGAGTGGCGTTGGGGCGCAGGCCTGGGCGTGCGGACCATGGCCTACCTGAGCGCGGGAACGGGGATCGCCGCGGCGCTGGTCCACGGCGGCCGGCTCTACCACGGGGGGACCGCGGCGGCGGGCGAGGTCGGCCACATCCCCGTCGTTCCGGACGGTGACCGCTGCCGCTGCGGGCAGCGCGGATGCCTGGAGACCGTGGCGGGCGGCTGGGGCATCGTGCAACGAACGGGGCGGCTGGCGGCGGGGTCACCAGGTGGGCAGGCGGGGAGCGTTGAGATGCGCTCCACGGAAGCCATCTTCCAGGCTGCCACCGCCGGTGATCCTGTGGCTTGCGCAGTGGTCCGCGAGGCCGGAGAGTTCCTGGGACGGGCGGCGGTGACCGCGGTGCGGATGTGGGATCCGGAATGTCTCGTCCTGGGAGGGGGGCTCTTCTTTCCCGGCTCGCCGCTGGCGGACGCAGTGCGCCGGGCCGTGGTGGAAAGCGCCTTCTACGGCCAGGAGCCCCCGCCGGTCCCCCTGGCGGCGTTCGGGGGCACCGCGGGACTGATGGGGGCGGCCTGCCTGGTGCTGGCGCCGGCGTAG